One window from the genome of Oryza glaberrima chromosome 3, OglaRS2, whole genome shotgun sequence encodes:
- the LOC127765999 gene encoding uncharacterized protein LOC127765999, which yields MEEVGEVEEEEEAAAAAVVVAAACECCGFTQECTAPYMAAVRARYGGRWICGLCGDAAGEELGRADPPISPGEALDRHAAVCRARRASAPPSPEENAGDLIAAVRVLLLRRLGSGGASSPPPPPRRVVRSTPSSPRRGVGGAADASDAVVVAAASVALARTGSCFAALLE from the coding sequence atggaggaggtgggggaagtggaggaggaggaggaggcggcggcggcggcggtggtggtggcggcggcgtgcgagtGCTGCGGGTTCACGCAGGAGTGCACGGCGCCGTACATGGCGGCGGTGCGGGCGCGGTACGGCGGGAGGTGGATCTGCGGGCTGTGcggggacgccgccggcgaggagctggGGCGCGCCGACCCGCCCATCTCGCCCGGCGAGGCGCTCgaccgccacgccgccgtctgccgcgcccgccgcgcctccgcgccgccttcgcccgagGAGAACGCCGGGGACCTCATCGCCGCCGTGCgcgtgctcctcctccgccgcctcggctcgggcggcgcctcctcgccgccgccgccgccgaggagggtAGTCCGCTCCACGCCGAGCAGCCCCAggcgcggcgtgggcggcgccgccgacgcgtccgacgccgtcgtcgtcgccgctgccagcGTCGCGCTCGCGCGCACGGGAAGCTGCTTCGCGGCGCTCCTGGAGTGA